From Bacteroidales bacterium, one genomic window encodes:
- a CDS encoding HAMP domain-containing histidine kinase: MPGPFKYAVTKVTVIFFVICCTTAFCSSAQGLHHYTGKVASSNNRQVASDYNMQVANLRDSLDLFQSAKTLMRVSRKLYNLAAAHKDIPVQLEALHAFGNTGNIDTLGYYISKAEKLPRSNARDEVITLLKVDRAFLGFGQVKEEEKLKNLENIILKYNKSLGHDIGIYGNIQQLFGVCISVFYSTNGRLFSNYMKQLDTMISNLPKDGNKYLPSLYYIFAGIFYTRAGMHKEAIAADLKNISMLDGLIVKARKQGRKYANFDFIYYDCYSRLLSNSSYLSHAQIEHIYARMKELSDRSSHLAEEFNSPYSIDRIRYYMAAKKYSDALPLLDAYFASGKEAIYKDECMDYYLTASKASGKTDKLLPVALDYIELLKQKSEEDIAAKYTEFQILYDINSLQQKVKNLDNQKKLADARLAKKRGEIAMLVAFLLLLLSVYAYISLRNSRKLARQLVKAKEEAESANKMKTMFLQNMSHEIRTPLNAVVGFSALISENHKELSDEDAKEYQEMISKNGELLLTLVGDVLDIAKMESGEMQFNITNTSANFLCATSLESVRNNAKPGVNISFLPHDSDFLFNTDPQRVEQVLINYLTNACKFTDKGNIKIDYYVEKQRNNNSAQDANSAENKIVANNQIVFCVEDTGIGIPADKIDTVFKRFEKLNRFAQGTGLGLHICKLIAKGLHGKVWVESEYKKGSKFLFSLPFDK; this comes from the coding sequence ATGCCTGGCCCGTTTAAATATGCCGTCACGAAAGTGACGGTAATATTCTTTGTTATATGTTGTACTACAGCTTTTTGCAGTAGTGCACAGGGCTTACATCATTATACTGGTAAAGTTGCAAGTAGTAATAACAGACAAGTTGCAAGTGATTACAATATGCAGGTTGCAAACCTGCGTGATAGCCTAGATTTATTTCAGTCAGCAAAGACTCTGATGCGGGTTAGCAGAAAACTGTATAATCTTGCTGCAGCTCATAAAGATATTCCTGTGCAGCTTGAGGCTCTGCATGCTTTTGGAAATACTGGAAACATAGATACCCTCGGCTATTATATATCTAAGGCTGAGAAACTTCCGCGTTCTAATGCAAGGGATGAGGTCATCACTCTTTTAAAAGTTGACCGCGCATTTTTAGGATTTGGGCAGGTTAAAGAGGAAGAGAAGCTTAAGAATTTGGAAAATATAATTCTTAAGTATAACAAATCTCTTGGTCATGACATTGGCATATACGGCAATATTCAACAGCTTTTTGGTGTTTGCATATCTGTCTTCTACTCTACAAATGGCAGATTATTCAGCAATTACATGAAGCAGCTGGATACAATGATTAGCAATTTGCCTAAGGATGGAAACAAATATCTGCCCTCTTTGTATTACATTTTTGCTGGCATATTTTACACCAGGGCCGGGATGCACAAAGAGGCTATAGCCGCTGATTTAAAGAATATTAGCATGCTGGACGGACTTATAGTAAAAGCAAGAAAGCAAGGTAGAAAGTATGCTAATTTTGATTTCATTTATTATGATTGTTACAGCCGCTTGCTTTCCAATTCTTCATATTTGTCTCACGCTCAGATTGAACATATCTATGCCAGAATGAAGGAGTTATCTGACCGCAGCTCCCACCTTGCGGAGGAGTTTAACTCACCTTATTCAATTGACAGAATCCGCTATTACATGGCTGCAAAGAAATACTCTGATGCTCTTCCTTTGCTTGATGCCTATTTTGCATCCGGCAAGGAGGCTATCTACAAAGATGAATGCATGGATTATTATCTAACCGCTTCAAAGGCAAGCGGAAAAACCGATAAGTTGCTTCCCGTTGCATTGGATTACATAGAATTGTTAAAGCAAAAGTCAGAGGAGGATATTGCCGCAAAATATACTGAATTCCAAATATTATATGATATAAATTCCCTGCAGCAGAAGGTGAAAAACCTTGATAATCAAAAGAAATTGGCAGATGCCAGGCTTGCAAAGAAGCGCGGGGAAATTGCAATGCTTGTAGCATTTCTGCTTTTATTGTTATCTGTTTACGCATATATTTCTTTGCGCAATAGCCGCAAGCTGGCACGTCAGCTGGTTAAGGCAAAAGAGGAGGCTGAAAGTGCTAACAAGATGAAAACCATGTTCTTGCAGAATATGAGCCATGAAATCAGAACGCCTCTTAATGCGGTTGTTGGTTTCTCTGCTTTAATATCTGAGAATCACAAAGAGCTTTCCGATGAGGATGCTAAGGAGTATCAGGAAATGATTAGCAAGAACGGAGAGTTGCTGCTTACTTTAGTTGGTGATGTTCTGGATATTGCAAAGATGGAGAGCGGGGAAATGCAGTTTAATATCACTAATACTTCTGCTAATTTCTTGTGCGCTACTTCATTAGAAAGCGTGAGAAACAATGCAAAGCCTGGAGTAAATATCTCTTTTCTTCCTCACGATAGCGATTTCCTTTTTAATACGGATCCGCAAAGAGTTGAGCAGGTGTTAATTAACTACCTTACCAATGCTTGCAAGTTTACGGATAAGGGCAATATAAAGATTGATTATTACGTAGAAAAGCAGCGCAATAATAATTCTGCGCAGGATGCTAATAGTGCTGAAAACAAGATTGTTGCGAATAACCAAATTGTTTTTTGCGTGGAGGATACCGGAATAGGAATTCCCGCAGATAAAATTGACACAGTATTTAAACGCTTTGAAAAACTTAACAGATTCGCCCAGGGTACAGGGCTTGGTTTGCATATTTGCAAGCTGATAGCTAAGGGATTGCACGGAAAAGTATGGGTGGAATCTGAGTATAAAAAAGGTTCAAAATTTTTGTTTTCGCTCCCATTTGACAAGTAA
- a CDS encoding rubredoxin, translating into MKKYKCDVCGWEYDPAKGDFELGIAPGTPFESLPEDFKCPACGAEKYNFSPVEE; encoded by the coding sequence ATGAAAAAGTACAAATGTGATGTTTGCGGTTGGGAATATGATCCCGCAAAAGGAGATTTTGAACTTGGTATCGCTCCCGGCACTCCGTTTGAAAGTCTCCCGGAAGATTTTAAGTGTCCTGCTTGTGGCGCTGAAAAGTACAATTTTTCTCCTGTAGAGGAGTAA
- a CDS encoding FAD-dependent oxidoreductase, translating into MKTYDAIIIGFGKGGKTLAADFAKRGMKVAVIERSSKMYGGTCINIGCIPTKTLVHMAKLATHMPAEERADFFAKALEMKEKVTSALRDKNYHNLADNPNIDVFTGTGSFLSKNTVNVHFSSGTSDLVLKSDNIIIDTGAETVIPKIKGIDGPQGIASIPNVFTSTSIMEEMKQLPKSLAIVGGGYIGLEFASIFVSFGTKVTVLEYFPELITREDRDIAAAVKSALEKKGIDFKMNVSVQELAKRGGKTVVRYMYNSQHDVIEIESDAVLLATGRKANTVGLNLAAAGIETDERGNIKVDSKLVTSNPNVRAVGDVKGGLQFTYISLDDYRIVRDNMFPERDIIQGDVSNERSTADRKDVSYSVFIDPPLSRIGLGEDDARKIGLDVIVKKLPVMSILRAKTIGETEGMLKAVIEKNTGKILGCSLFCPESSEMINEIAIVMKAGLSYKFLRDFIFTHPSMSEALNDLFM; encoded by the coding sequence ATGAAAACATACGATGCAATAATAATCGGGTTTGGCAAAGGCGGAAAGACACTTGCCGCAGATTTTGCTAAAAGAGGAATGAAAGTGGCTGTCATTGAAAGGTCTAGCAAGATGTACGGAGGTACATGCATTAATATTGGGTGCATCCCGACAAAGACTTTGGTGCACATGGCTAAGCTTGCTACGCACATGCCTGCAGAGGAGCGTGCTGATTTCTTTGCTAAGGCATTGGAAATGAAGGAGAAAGTAACCTCCGCACTGCGTGATAAAAATTATCATAATCTTGCGGATAATCCTAATATAGACGTGTTTACGGGGACAGGTTCTTTCTTGTCCAAAAACACTGTGAATGTGCATTTTTCCTCCGGGACTTCTGATTTAGTGCTTAAATCTGACAATATCATAATAGACACAGGCGCTGAAACTGTGATTCCTAAAATTAAGGGAATAGATGGTCCTCAGGGAATTGCATCAATTCCAAATGTATTTACCAGTACCTCTATTATGGAGGAGATGAAGCAGCTGCCAAAAAGTTTGGCGATTGTCGGAGGCGGTTATATAGGACTGGAATTTGCCTCAATATTTGTTTCATTTGGCACTAAAGTGACTGTGCTTGAGTATTTTCCTGAGCTAATTACACGTGAAGACAGAGACATTGCTGCTGCCGTTAAGAGTGCATTGGAGAAGAAAGGCATTGATTTTAAGATGAATGTGAGTGTGCAGGAACTTGCAAAAAGGGGAGGAAAAACTGTCGTGAGATATATGTATAACTCACAGCACGACGTTATTGAAATTGAGTCAGATGCGGTGTTGCTGGCTACCGGGCGCAAAGCAAATACGGTTGGTCTCAACCTTGCTGCTGCCGGCATTGAGACAGATGAACGCGGCAATATAAAGGTTGATTCCAAGCTGGTTACGTCTAATCCTAATGTGCGTGCGGTTGGTGATGTTAAGGGCGGTCTGCAGTTTACTTACATTTCACTTGATGATTACAGGATTGTTAGGGACAACATGTTTCCTGAGAGGGATATAATTCAAGGAGATGTTTCTAATGAGCGTAGTACGGCGGATAGAAAAGATGTGAGCTATTCTGTTTTTATTGACCCTCCTTTGTCCAGGATTGGACTTGGAGAGGATGATGCAAGGAAGATAGGGCTTGATGTAATTGTTAAAAAACTTCCTGTGATGAGCATCCTAAGAGCTAAAACAATAGGTGAGACTGAGGGAATGTTAAAGGCTGTTATTGAGAAGAACACAGGAAAAATCCTTGGCTGCTCACTGTTCTGTCCGGAGTCATCTGAAATGATAAATGAAATTGCAATTGTTATGAAGGCCGGATTGAGTTACAAATTCTTGCGTGATTTTATTTTTACTCATCCTAGCATGAGCGAGGCGCTTAATGACCTGTTTATGTAG
- a CDS encoding YkgB family protein has product MNTVCNSNCKCKQLWDKFLQCAASKEKLGANLIRVAILIIFVWIGGLKFWNYEAEGIVPFVANSPFMSFFYTQKAPDYKQYKLKEGEFDQKKFEWHQANNTYGYSHLLGVVIMSIGILAFLGMFSPKVGMVGAFLVIFMMIGTLSFLVTTPEVWVQNLGSGEYGFPLLSGAGRLVIKDTAIIAGAVVLITDCAKRILANREKA; this is encoded by the coding sequence ATGAACACTGTATGCAATTCTAACTGTAAATGTAAACAATTGTGGGATAAGTTCCTGCAATGTGCTGCCAGCAAGGAGAAACTTGGTGCTAATCTGATTCGCGTGGCTATTTTGATAATTTTTGTCTGGATTGGCGGACTTAAATTCTGGAATTATGAGGCGGAGGGGATTGTGCCATTTGTTGCCAATAGCCCTTTTATGAGTTTTTTCTATACGCAGAAAGCTCCTGATTATAAGCAGTATAAACTTAAGGAAGGGGAGTTTGACCAAAAGAAATTTGAGTGGCACCAGGCCAACAATACTTATGGATATTCCCATTTGCTTGGAGTTGTGATTATGAGCATTGGAATCCTGGCATTTCTTGGAATGTTCTCTCCAAAAGTTGGAATGGTTGGAGCTTTCTTGGTGATTTTCATGATGATAGGGACGTTATCTTTCTTGGTTACCACTCCGGAGGTGTGGGTGCAAAATCTTGGAAGCGGAGAGTATGGGTTCCCATTACTTAGCGGCGCCGGGCGGCTTGTAATCAAGGATACTGCAATTATTGCCGGTGCGGTTGTACTCATAACTGATTGTGCCAAAAGGATTTTGGCTAACAGAGAAAAAGCATAA
- a CDS encoding helix-turn-helix domain-containing protein has protein sequence MEYKLNTKLNGNIAITYYLHKSPELLRDRSLYKFIWVQKGSLQIVVDHVPLTVKADEIVSLSPMHHLEFMHNTTETVGNKKDLKQPVYLSLLFNSNFYCIYGHDSEVSCNGFLFNGSSNLMTLKLSKAQSERLHSITDIFMDECSIQDDLQEEMLRIVLKRFIITCTRVARQKYAVTKENEKSFEIVRQFYVLVDNNFKEKKQVQDYADMLFRSPKTLSNLFASYKLPSPLQVIHQRIAAEAKRLLLYTNMSAKEIGDILGFEDVASFSRFFKNEETINISDFRARELK, from the coding sequence ATGGAATACAAACTGAATACCAAACTGAACGGCAACATTGCCATAACTTACTATTTGCATAAAAGTCCTGAACTTCTGAGAGATAGGAGCCTTTATAAATTCATCTGGGTGCAGAAAGGAAGTTTGCAGATTGTGGTTGACCATGTGCCATTGACAGTGAAGGCGGATGAGATTGTCTCCTTGAGTCCGATGCATCATCTTGAATTTATGCATAATACCACAGAAACTGTCGGGAATAAAAAAGACTTAAAACAGCCGGTCTATCTTAGTCTGCTGTTTAACAGCAACTTCTACTGTATTTATGGTCACGATAGTGAGGTCTCCTGTAATGGTTTTTTGTTTAACGGTTCTTCTAATTTAATGACACTCAAGCTTTCCAAGGCTCAATCTGAGCGGCTGCACAGCATCACCGATATTTTTATGGATGAGTGCAGCATACAAGATGATTTGCAGGAAGAGATGCTGCGCATTGTGCTTAAGCGCTTTATAATAACATGCACCAGAGTCGCCAGGCAAAAATATGCCGTGACTAAAGAAAACGAGAAGAGTTTTGAGATAGTGCGACAGTTCTATGTGCTTGTAGATAACAACTTTAAAGAGAAAAAACAGGTGCAGGATTATGCCGATATGTTGTTCCGTTCTCCAAAAACGCTCTCAAATCTATTTGCCTCTTACAAGCTGCCGTCACCATTGCAAGTCATTCATCAGAGGATAGCTGCGGAAGCCAAACGCCTTCTGCTTTACACCAACATGAGCGCCAAAGAAATAGGTGACATCCTTGGATTTGAGGACGTTGCATCCTTCAGCCGCTTCTTCAAAAATGAAGAAACTATCAACATCTCAGATTTCCGTGCACGTGAATTGAAATAA
- a CDS encoding MBL fold metallo-hydrolase, which yields MIIGISSLFAFSTTASAANTTENGSAGSSIKAPRTEKYVTKDGTQLVFHFYSHSSIAIEIQPTTTNNQKALGKTQVANKSFIYIDPVNRYGEFYKEPKAAAILITHSHPDHLDKVAIAELSKNMTIILSDRTSAESITGKQSDTNEGHMSIETIAVKSIGVSSLDREAGGKNSNSTENQEKATCMTMSPGQAATLSINKHGIAHIGMMTGAKSNDMMIKIEAVPAYNTTKGHLQFHPQARKDCGYIINIGGSRIYIAGDTENIPEMSNLKKIDVVFLPVNQPFTMTVEQAAAAVKTIRPKIFYPYHYGNQNGQASDMKELAKLTARYTTIKIMNME from the coding sequence ATGATTATTGGAATTTCTTCACTATTTGCATTTTCAACCACGGCCAGCGCTGCAAATACAACTGAAAATGGGTCTGCAGGTTCATCAATAAAAGCACCTCGCACAGAAAAATATGTCACAAAAGACGGAACGCAACTAGTGTTTCATTTCTACAGTCATTCTTCAATAGCCATTGAGATTCAGCCAACTACAACAAACAATCAAAAAGCGTTAGGCAAAACACAGGTTGCTAATAAATCATTTATTTATATAGATCCTGTTAACAGATATGGAGAATTTTACAAAGAGCCCAAAGCCGCAGCCATTCTCATAACCCACTCACATCCAGATCACTTGGACAAGGTTGCCATCGCCGAGCTAAGTAAAAATATGACTATTATTCTCAGCGACAGGACTTCTGCTGAGTCCATAACAGGCAAACAATCAGACACTAATGAAGGGCACATGTCAATAGAAACCATTGCGGTAAAATCAATTGGAGTTTCATCTTTGGATAGAGAAGCCGGAGGGAAAAACAGCAATTCAACTGAAAATCAGGAAAAAGCAACTTGCATGACAATGTCTCCGGGACAGGCTGCAACTTTGAGCATAAACAAACACGGCATTGCGCATATTGGTATGATGACGGGGGCAAAATCAAATGACATGATGATAAAAATTGAGGCGGTTCCGGCGTACAATACAACCAAAGGTCACCTGCAATTTCACCCACAAGCGCGCAAAGATTGCGGCTACATAATCAACATTGGAGGGTCACGTATTTACATTGCGGGGGACACTGAGAACATACCGGAAATGAGTAACTTAAAGAAAATCGACGTTGTGTTTTTGCCGGTAAACCAGCCATTCACAATGACAGTTGAACAAGCGGCGGCGGCAGTCAAAACCATACGTCCAAAAATCTTCTATCCGTACCATTACGGCAATCAAAACGGCCAAGCATCAGACATGAAAGAGCTTGCCAAGCTCACTGCTAGATATACTACAATTAAGATTATGAATATGGAGTAA
- a CDS encoding Txe/YoeB family addiction module toxin, with the protein MIFNVVLTNEAEDDLEKLRSSGQKAEIRKIEKLLVELATHPRSGSGQIEPLKGSLSGFWSRRISKANRLIYFIDDQTSTVNVISCMGHYK; encoded by the coding sequence ATGATTTTCAATGTGGTGTTGACTAATGAGGCGGAAGACGATTTGGAAAAATTGAGAAGTTCTGGCCAAAAAGCAGAAATTAGGAAAATAGAGAAATTACTTGTCGAGTTAGCCACGCATCCTAGAAGTGGCAGTGGTCAAATTGAGCCTCTCAAAGGCTCATTAAGCGGTTTTTGGAGTAGGCGAATCAGTAAGGCAAACAGACTCATATACTTTATTGATGACCAAACAAGCACGGTAAATGTCATTTCTTGTATGGGACATTATAAATAG